In a single window of the Oryctolagus cuniculus chromosome 9, mOryCun1.1, whole genome shotgun sequence genome:
- the LOC127492037 gene encoding zinc finger protein 717-like: MKLDEFIKTNQKSLEKNLNQDVMKNNKTLTPKGVEFRKTLNLSISHIPKLSIKKGNYSGIKSEECSICHNVCPHCGPDQLQAGEKFHATKVAGNTLQFCEPLNQQHKIQTMEQALEQIGQGKVFKRKNIFCESEKLFMVETCNKSTATFGKTTQIVQDFHKNSNLSIHKQSPKRENIFKYIGPVEPIIYQSHVRMNHRPNIGKKSYACKPCGKSFSIKFCHTLHHSTHIVENPHVCNDCGETTHQKSDLIRHQRIHTGLKSYKCNDCGKFFGQKKHLINHQRIHTGEKPYECNDWKILWPEGKPHKSSENSHRG, translated from the coding sequence atgaaactggatgaGTTTATTAAGACCAACCAgaaaagtctggagaaaaatctgaatcaggatgttatgaaaaataataagacattaactcccaagggagttgaattcagaaaaacccttaatttaagtataagccatattcccaaactgagtatcaaaaagggtaactattcaggaataaaatctgaagaatgcagtatatgtcacaatgtgtgtccccattgtgggcctgatcaactacaagctggagagaaatttcaTGCTACTAAGGTAGctgggaacactctccagttctgtgaacctcttaatcaacagcacaaaattcagaccatggagcaggcacttgaacaaattggacaagggaaagtcttcaaaaggaagaatatattctgtgaatctgagaagctttttatggtagaaacctgtaataagtcaacTGCCACTTttggcaagacaactcaaatagtgcaagatttccataagaattctaaccTTAGTATACATAaacaaagtcccaaaagagagaacatttttaagtatattgggcctgtggaacctatcatttaccaatcacatgttagaatgaatcatagaccaaatatagggaagaaatcctatgcatgtaaaccttgtgggaagtcattcagtattaaattctgccataccctccatcacagtaCTCATATAGtagaaaaccctcatgtgtgtaatgattgtggagaaaccactcaccagaagtcagacctcattagacatcagagaattcacacagggttgaaatcttataaatgtaatgactgtgggaagttctttggccagaagaaacacctcataaatcatcagcgaattcacacaggtgagaaaccttatgaatgtaatgactggaaaatcctttggccagaaggcaaacctcataaatcatcagagaattcacacagagggtaa